From Pseudomonas sp. FP2335, the proteins below share one genomic window:
- the fliQ gene encoding flagellar biosynthesis protein FliQ codes for MTPEVAVDLFREALWLTTMMVAVLVVPSLLVGLLVAMFQAATQINEQTLSFLPRLLVMLITLIVAGPWLVQTFMEYILQLYGSIPQLIG; via the coding sequence ATGACGCCAGAAGTCGCCGTTGACCTGTTCCGTGAAGCGCTGTGGCTGACCACCATGATGGTTGCCGTGCTGGTGGTACCAAGCCTGTTGGTGGGCCTGTTGGTGGCGATGTTCCAGGCCGCGACCCAGATCAACGAACAGACCTTGAGCTTCCTGCCGCGCCTGCTGGTGATGCTGATCACCCTGATCGTCGCCGGCCCGTGGCTGGTGCAAACCTTCATGGAATACATCCTGCAGTTGTACGGCAGTATTCCGCAGTTGATCGGCTGA
- the fliP gene encoding flagellar type III secretion system pore protein FliP (The bacterial flagellar biogenesis protein FliP forms a type III secretion system (T3SS)-type pore required for flagellar assembly.) gives MRVFLTLMLLLAAPLAFAADPLSIPAITLGTNAAGAQEYSVSLQILLIMTALSFIPAFVMLMTSFTRIIIVFSILRQALGLQQTPSNQILTGMALFLTMFIMAPVFDKVNQQALQPYLAETITAQVAIDKAQGPIKDFMLSQTRSSDLELFMRLSKRTDIATPDQAPLTILVPAFVTSELKTAFQIGFMIFIPFLIIDLVVASVLMAMGMMMLSPLIISLPFKIMLFVLVDGWALIIGTLAGSFGGV, from the coding sequence ATGCGCGTTTTCTTGACGCTCATGCTGTTGCTGGCTGCGCCACTGGCGTTCGCCGCCGACCCGTTGTCGATCCCGGCGATTACCCTGGGCACCAACGCCGCCGGCGCCCAGGAATATTCGGTCAGCCTGCAGATCCTGCTGATCATGACTGCGCTGAGTTTCATCCCGGCGTTTGTCATGCTGATGACCAGTTTCACGCGGATCATCATCGTGTTCTCGATCCTGCGCCAGGCCCTCGGCTTGCAGCAGACGCCGTCGAACCAGATCCTCACCGGCATGGCCCTGTTCCTGACGATGTTCATCATGGCGCCGGTGTTCGACAAGGTGAACCAGCAAGCCCTGCAGCCTTACCTCGCCGAAACCATCACTGCCCAAGTCGCGATCGACAAGGCCCAGGGGCCGATCAAGGACTTCATGCTGTCGCAGACCCGCTCCAGCGACCTGGAGCTGTTCATGCGCCTGTCCAAGCGCACCGACATCGCCACCCCGGACCAGGCGCCGTTGACCATCCTGGTGCCGGCGTTCGTCACCTCCGAATTGAAGACCGCGTTCCAGATCGGCTTCATGATCTTTATCCCGTTCCTGATCATCGACCTGGTGGTGGCGAGCGTGCTGATGGCCATGGGGATGATGATGCTGTCGCCGCTGATCATCTCGTTGCCGTTCAAAATCATGCTGTTTGTGCTGGTGGACGGCTGGGCGCTGATTATCGGCACGCTCGCCGGCAGTTTCGGAGGGGTATAG
- the fliO gene encoding flagellar biosynthetic protein FliO gives MKRLMLALLLALPLSVLAAEPVAQAAAAPVGSGVGGQLTQLVLGLLLVVGLIFVLAWLMRRVQNVGPGNAQVIELIGSRALGPRDRLVLVQVGEEQILLGLTPGRITPLHVLKTPVNVDQTQSATPEFAQRLMELLGKDQKDKK, from the coding sequence ATGAAGCGGCTGATGCTCGCACTGTTGCTCGCGCTGCCGTTGAGCGTGTTGGCGGCGGAGCCCGTGGCCCAGGCCGCGGCGGCACCGGTCGGCAGTGGCGTCGGTGGCCAGTTGACCCAACTGGTGCTGGGCCTGTTGCTGGTGGTCGGCTTGATCTTCGTGCTCGCCTGGCTGATGCGCCGCGTGCAGAACGTCGGCCCGGGCAACGCCCAGGTGATCGAACTGATCGGCTCGCGCGCCCTGGGCCCGCGTGATCGGCTGGTGCTGGTGCAGGTGGGTGAGGAGCAGATCCTGCTCGGCCTCACCCCCGGCCGCATCACCCCGCTGCATGTGCTCAAGACGCCCGTCAACGTGGATCAGACCCAGTCCGCCACGCCAGAATTCGCCCAGCGCCTGATGGAGTTGTTGGGCAAGGATCAGAAGGATAAGAAGTAA
- the fliN gene encoding flagellar motor switch protein FliN — protein sequence MATEHENTSAEDQALADEWAAALEETGEVGQDDIDALLAADAATAPAGNRLQMEEFGSVPKNHEPVSLDGPNLDVILDIPVSISMEVGSTDINIRNLLQLNQGSVIELDRLAGEPLDVLVNGTLIAHGEVVVVNEKFGIRLTDVISPSERIKKLR from the coding sequence ATGGCTACCGAACACGAAAACACTTCCGCCGAAGACCAGGCCCTGGCTGACGAATGGGCTGCGGCCCTGGAAGAAACTGGCGAAGTCGGCCAGGACGACATCGACGCGCTGCTGGCCGCTGACGCCGCCACCGCGCCGGCCGGCAACCGCTTGCAGATGGAAGAATTCGGCAGCGTGCCGAAGAACCACGAGCCGGTGAGCCTCGATGGCCCGAACCTGGACGTGATCCTCGACATCCCGGTGTCGATCTCCATGGAAGTCGGCAGCACCGACATCAACATCCGCAACCTGCTGCAACTCAACCAGGGTTCGGTGATCGAGCTCGATCGCCTGGCCGGTGAGCCGCTGGACGTACTGGTCAATGGCACCCTGATCGCCCACGGCGAAGTGGTGGTGGTCAACGAAAAGTTCGGCATCCGCCTGACCGACGTGATCAGCCCGAGCGAACGCATCAAGAAGTTGCGCTGA
- the fliM gene encoding flagellar motor switch protein FliM encodes MAVQDLLSQDEIDALLHGVDDGLVQTEMAAEPGSVKSYDLTSQDRIVRGRMPTLEMINERFARYTRISMFNMLRRSADVAVGGVQVMKFGEYVHSLYVPTSLNLVKIKPLRGTALFILDAKLVFKLVDNFFGGDGRHAKIEGREFTPTELRVVRMVLEQAFIDLKEAWQAIMEVNFEYINSEVNPAMANIVGPSEAIVVSTFHIELDGGGGDLHVTMPYSMIEPVREMLDAGFQSDLDDQDERWVKALREDLLDVDVPLSATVARRQLRLRDILHMQPGDVIPVELPEEMIMRANGVPSFKVKLGSHKGNLALQVIEPINRR; translated from the coding sequence ATGGCCGTGCAAGACCTGCTGTCCCAGGATGAAATCGACGCGCTGTTGCATGGCGTCGACGATGGTCTGGTGCAGACCGAAATGGCTGCCGAACCCGGCAGCGTCAAAAGTTATGACCTGACCAGCCAGGATCGCATCGTCCGTGGACGTATGCCGACCCTGGAGATGATCAACGAACGTTTCGCCCGTTACACCCGCATCAGCATGTTCAACATGCTGCGCCGCTCGGCGGACGTGGCGGTCGGTGGCGTGCAGGTGATGAAGTTCGGTGAATACGTGCACTCGCTGTACGTGCCCACCAGCCTCAACCTGGTCAAGATCAAGCCGCTGCGCGGCACCGCGCTGTTCATCCTTGACGCCAAGCTGGTGTTCAAGCTGGTGGACAACTTCTTCGGCGGCGACGGCCGTCACGCCAAGATCGAAGGCCGTGAATTCACCCCCACCGAACTGCGGGTGGTGCGCATGGTGCTGGAGCAAGCCTTCATCGACTTGAAGGAAGCCTGGCAGGCGATCATGGAAGTCAATTTCGAGTACATCAACTCGGAAGTGAACCCGGCCATGGCCAACATCGTCGGCCCCAGCGAAGCCATTGTGGTGTCCACGTTCCACATCGAACTCGATGGCGGTGGCGGCGACCTGCACGTGACCATGCCGTACTCGATGATCGAGCCGGTGCGCGAGATGCTCGACGCCGGTTTCCAGTCCGACCTGGACGATCAGGACGAGCGTTGGGTCAAGGCCCTGCGCGAAGACCTGCTGGATGTGGACGTGCCGCTCAGCGCCACCGTGGCCCGTCGCCAATTGCGCCTGCGTGACATCCTGCACATGCAGCCGGGTGATGTGATCCCTGTGGAATTGCCGGAAGAAATGATCATGCGCGCCAATGGCGTGCCGTCATTCAAGGTCAAGCTCGGTTCCCACAAGGGCAACCTGGCACTGCAAGTGATCGAGCCGATCAACCGTCGCTGA
- the fliL gene encoding flagellar basal body-associated protein FliL: protein MAKSDDAAKPPAGKGKLKLILMIVVGLILAIGASVGGTWYIMHSSASKPAPAAETASNVKQPAIFEPMLPAFVANFNQNGRQRYLQVSITLLARNQADLEALKVHMPVIRNNLVMLFSGQSFDALATPVGQEMLRQKVTASVQEVAQKELGKVVIEQALFTNFVLQ from the coding sequence ATGGCGAAGAGCGACGACGCAGCAAAACCACCCGCAGGCAAAGGCAAGCTCAAGCTTATCCTGATGATTGTCGTGGGCCTGATCCTGGCCATTGGCGCCTCGGTGGGTGGCACTTGGTACATCATGCACAGCAGCGCGAGCAAACCGGCGCCTGCGGCCGAAACCGCCAGCAACGTCAAGCAACCGGCAATCTTCGAGCCGATGCTCCCGGCCTTTGTCGCCAACTTCAATCAGAACGGCCGCCAGCGCTACCTGCAAGTGAGCATCACCTTGCTCGCGCGCAACCAGGCTGACCTGGAAGCCCTCAAGGTGCACATGCCGGTGATCCGCAACAACCTGGTGATGCTGTTCTCCGGGCAGAGCTTCGATGCCCTGGCCACCCCGGTCGGCCAGGAAATGCTGCGCCAGAAGGTCACTGCCAGCGTGCAGGAAGTGGCCCAGAAAGAGCTCGGCAAAGTCGTGATCGAGCAGGCGCTCTTCACTAACTTCGTATTGCAGTAG
- a CDS encoding flagellar hook-length control protein FliK: MPVAPNSLLQAAPAAKPQAPAANPPAAAAEPRDKGAGFAQVFANQGSKPVAKADDTPSKTSRDKPADSSAKPAAGGDKPAASTPAVADSGNPLPANPPAKADDSASKSDDDKPADPSLVQQPVVDPVVDPALVATVTPVAVPVPVAPATVAPVVDEKAQPVAAAPLAVTDEVKAPAFDPASDPLDAMPAVRLAMEQGGHVSASSLAPQKSAPPPDLDQPTAAQNFSAGLASMVDQQAAKDSTDQGGDKAFGGLIEDGLKDLKGASSDTRVDDFANRLAALTQAATPKTANALPPVTNAPLAMHQSGWTEEVVNRVMYLSSANLKSAEIQLQPAELGRLDIKVNMTADQQAQVSFMSGHAVVREALESQSGRLREMFAQQGMGQVDVNVSDQSRGQEQQQQQNQARGISSSGRGDSGDSTAHAEVAEAVTPVISNVIGSSAVDYYA; encoded by the coding sequence ATGCCAGTCGCCCCTAATTCGCTTCTTCAGGCTGCCCCTGCGGCCAAGCCTCAAGCGCCTGCCGCCAACCCGCCGGCAGCGGCTGCGGAGCCGCGTGACAAGGGCGCCGGCTTTGCTCAGGTGTTCGCCAATCAGGGTTCCAAACCTGTGGCAAAGGCCGACGATACCCCGTCGAAAACCAGCCGTGACAAGCCTGCCGACAGCAGCGCCAAGCCTGCGGCCGGCGGCGACAAGCCTGCCGCCAGCACACCGGCAGTTGCCGATAGCGGCAATCCTTTGCCTGCCAACCCGCCGGCCAAGGCTGATGACAGCGCCAGCAAGAGTGATGACGACAAGCCCGCCGACCCAAGCCTGGTGCAACAGCCGGTGGTTGACCCGGTCGTAGACCCGGCGTTGGTGGCGACGGTCACGCCAGTCGCCGTGCCAGTGCCGGTGGCTCCGGCAACCGTCGCGCCTGTGGTTGATGAAAAGGCTCAGCCCGTGGCCGCAGCACCGCTTGCCGTGACCGATGAGGTCAAGGCACCAGCGTTCGACCCCGCCAGCGACCCTCTCGACGCAATGCCGGCCGTGCGCCTGGCGATGGAGCAGGGCGGTCACGTCTCGGCCAGTAGCCTGGCCCCCCAGAAAAGCGCACCGCCGCCGGACCTGGACCAGCCGACCGCCGCCCAGAATTTCAGTGCCGGCCTGGCCAGTATGGTCGACCAGCAAGCCGCCAAGGACAGCACTGACCAGGGTGGTGACAAAGCCTTCGGCGGGCTGATCGAAGACGGCCTCAAAGACCTCAAGGGCGCCAGCAGCGACACCCGCGTCGATGACTTCGCCAATCGTCTGGCTGCCTTGACCCAGGCCGCCACGCCGAAAACCGCAAACGCCCTGCCGCCGGTGACCAACGCACCGCTGGCCATGCACCAAAGCGGCTGGACCGAGGAAGTGGTCAACCGCGTGATGTACCTGTCCAGCGCCAACCTCAAGTCGGCGGAGATCCAACTGCAACCGGCCGAACTCGGGCGCCTGGACATCAAAGTCAATATGACGGCGGACCAGCAAGCCCAGGTCAGCTTCATGAGCGGCCATGCGGTGGTGCGCGAGGCGCTGGAAAGCCAATCCGGGCGCTTGCGTGAGATGTTTGCCCAGCAGGGCATGGGGCAGGTGGATGTGAACGTGTCGGACCAGTCCCGTGGCCAGGAGCAGCAGCAACAGCAGAATCAGGCACGGGGCATCAGTAGCAGCGGACGTGGTGACAGTGGCGACAGCACTGCCCATGCCGAAGTGGCTGAAGCAGTGACGCCTGTGATCTCCAACGTCATCGGCTCCAGCGCCGTCGACTACTACGCCTGA
- a CDS encoding Hpt domain-containing protein — translation MAEIHLDPDVLSGLQEVMEGEYPRLLDTFLDDSQKRVEALRKARDDAKALGRIAHSFKGSSGNLGAVRLAQLCQRLEAESAQAPGADLGVLVDQIDHEFALVRPLYESERQRFQL, via the coding sequence GTGGCTGAGATTCATCTGGACCCCGACGTGCTGTCGGGTTTGCAGGAAGTCATGGAGGGCGAGTACCCCAGGCTGTTGGATACCTTCCTCGATGATTCGCAAAAACGCGTCGAAGCCTTGCGCAAGGCGCGCGATGACGCCAAGGCGCTGGGGCGTATCGCCCATAGCTTCAAGGGCAGCAGCGGCAACCTCGGTGCGGTGCGGCTGGCGCAGTTGTGCCAGCGGCTGGAGGCTGAGTCTGCGCAAGCGCCTGGCGCTGACCTGGGGGTTCTGGTGGATCAGATTGATCATGAGTTTGCCTTGGTGCGGCCGCTGTACGAATCGGAGCGCCAGCGCTTCCAGCTCTGA
- a CDS encoding fused response regulator/phosphatase has protein sequence MSGLAPVLEPLTVLIAEDSAADVLLLSTIVRRQGHRVLTASNGLDAVQVFARERPQLVLMDALMPVMDGFEAARQIKQLAGEALVPIIFLTSLRESAALAQCLDAGGDDFLAKPYNQLILAAKINAMDRLRRLQATVLQQRDLIARHHDYLVHEQRVAKAVFDKVAHSGCINAAPNIRYLQSPYALFNGDLLLAAYTPSGDMHVLLGDFTGHGLPAAVGAMPLAEVFYGMTAKGYGLAQILGEMNVKLKRILPVDMFCCATLLCLSTQRRVVEVWNGGMPEGYVHEVASGKRTALEPRHLPLGVLSAEAFDDSTEVWPMALGDRVFLLSDGVLDTADTADQLFGVERLHQVFAANREPDRLFEEIEQALAAFRGEARDDVSMVEITLQDGPSLRATGPLYTDSGQSCPLDWSVSFEFRAETLKRYNPLPYLLQLLLEVHGLREQSGALYSVMAELYSNALEHGVLGLDSRLKRDVHGFADYYRQRNERLAQLSSGYVRVHVQVLPTLGGGQLSLRIEDSGAGFDVDQVLARPLDVDRLSGRGLNLVRQLSGDVRWSDGGRSVCVEFSWPAQA, from the coding sequence TTGAGCGGCCTGGCCCCCGTGCTGGAGCCGTTGACGGTGCTGATTGCCGAAGACAGCGCCGCCGACGTGCTGTTGTTGTCGACCATCGTGCGGCGCCAGGGGCACCGGGTGCTCACGGCCAGTAACGGCCTCGATGCCGTGCAGGTGTTTGCCCGCGAACGCCCGCAACTGGTGTTGATGGACGCGCTGATGCCGGTGATGGACGGTTTTGAAGCCGCGCGCCAGATCAAGCAACTGGCCGGTGAGGCGCTGGTGCCGATCATCTTCCTGACCTCCCTGCGCGAGAGCGCGGCCCTGGCCCAGTGCCTGGATGCCGGCGGTGATGACTTCCTGGCCAAGCCCTACAACCAACTGATCCTGGCGGCGAAGATCAACGCCATGGACCGCCTGCGCCGCTTGCAGGCCACGGTGCTGCAGCAACGCGACCTGATCGCCAGGCACCACGACTACCTGGTACACGAGCAGCGGGTGGCCAAGGCGGTGTTCGACAAAGTCGCGCATTCGGGCTGTATCAACGCCGCGCCGAATATCCGCTACCTGCAATCGCCCTATGCGCTGTTCAACGGTGACCTGCTGCTGGCCGCGTATACGCCGTCGGGCGATATGCATGTGCTGCTCGGCGACTTTACCGGCCACGGCCTGCCGGCGGCGGTCGGCGCCATGCCCCTGGCGGAGGTGTTCTACGGCATGACCGCCAAGGGTTACGGCTTGGCGCAGATCCTGGGTGAGATGAACGTCAAGCTTAAGCGCATCCTGCCCGTGGACATGTTCTGTTGCGCCACCCTGTTGTGCCTGAGCACCCAGCGGCGTGTGGTGGAGGTGTGGAACGGCGGCATGCCCGAAGGTTATGTACATGAAGTCGCCAGCGGCAAGCGTACGGCGCTGGAGCCACGGCATTTGCCGTTGGGCGTGTTGTCGGCCGAGGCGTTTGACGACAGCACCGAAGTCTGGCCGATGGCCCTGGGTGACCGGGTGTTTTTGCTCTCCGACGGCGTACTCGACACGGCTGATACCGCTGATCAGCTGTTTGGCGTCGAACGTTTACATCAGGTATTCGCCGCCAATCGCGAGCCCGACCGGCTGTTTGAAGAGATCGAGCAGGCCTTGGCCGCGTTTCGCGGTGAGGCGCGCGACGATGTGAGCATGGTGGAAATCACCCTGCAAGATGGGCCATCCCTGCGTGCGACGGGGCCGCTGTATACCGATAGCGGCCAGTCGTGCCCGCTGGATTGGTCGGTGAGTTTCGAGTTCCGCGCCGAAACCCTCAAGCGTTACAACCCCTTGCCCTACCTGTTGCAGTTGCTGCTGGAGGTCCATGGCCTGCGCGAGCAGAGCGGGGCGCTGTACAGCGTGATGGCCGAGTTGTATTCCAACGCCCTGGAGCATGGCGTGCTGGGCCTGGACTCGCGGCTCAAGCGCGACGTGCACGGTTTTGCCGACTACTACCGCCAGCGCAACGAGCGGCTGGCGCAGCTCAGTAGTGGCTATGTGCGCGTGCATGTGCAGGTGTTGCCGACGCTGGGCGGCGGGCAGCTGTCCTTGCGTATCGAAGACAGCGGCGCCGGGTTTGACGTGGATCAAGTGTTGGCGCGGCCCCTGGACGTTGATCGGCTGTCCGGTCGCGGCTTGAATCTGGTCCGTCAATTGAGCGGCGATGTGCGCTGGTCCGATGGTGGGCGCAGTGTCTGCGTGGAGTTTTCATGGCCGGCTCAGGCATAA
- a CDS encoding STAS domain-containing protein produces the protein MSVESEVSLDGKKLTIAIRGRFDFGSHQVFRDAYERFYKVPELYVVDLKETTYMDSSALGMLLLLRDHAGGDNSEVQVVNSNSDVRKILAISNFDKLFDIS, from the coding sequence ATGTCAGTCGAGTCCGAAGTATCCCTGGATGGGAAGAAATTGACGATCGCGATCCGTGGTCGTTTCGATTTTGGCAGCCACCAAGTGTTTCGTGATGCCTATGAGCGTTTCTACAAGGTGCCCGAGCTGTACGTCGTGGACCTCAAGGAAACCACCTACATGGACAGCTCGGCCCTGGGCATGCTCCTGCTGCTGCGCGATCATGCCGGCGGTGACAACTCGGAAGTGCAGGTGGTCAACAGCAACTCCGATGTGCGCAAGATCCTCGCCATCTCCAACTTCGACAAACTGTTCGACATCAGTTGA
- the fliJ gene encoding flagellar export protein FliJ yields MASTRSSRLAPVVDMAEKAEKTAVQRLGYFQGQVRLAESKLGDLERFRSEYQQQWIERGTQGVSGQWLMGYQGFLNQLETAVDQQRQSLLWHQNNFEKARDSWQQAYARVEGLRKLVQRYIDEARALEDKREQKLLDELSQRLPRPSQY; encoded by the coding sequence ATGGCCAGTACGCGCTCTTCACGCCTGGCGCCGGTGGTGGACATGGCCGAAAAGGCCGAAAAAACCGCCGTGCAACGTTTGGGCTATTTCCAGGGCCAGGTGCGCCTGGCGGAAAGCAAGCTGGGCGATCTGGAGCGCTTTCGCAGCGAGTACCAGCAGCAGTGGATCGAGCGCGGGACCCAAGGTGTGTCGGGCCAGTGGTTGATGGGCTACCAGGGCTTCCTCAACCAGCTGGAAACCGCCGTCGACCAGCAGCGCCAAAGCCTGCTCTGGCACCAGAACAACTTCGAAAAGGCCCGCGACAGCTGGCAGCAGGCCTATGCGCGGGTCGAGGGCTTGCGCAAATTGGTGCAGCGCTACATCGACGAAGCGCGGGCGCTGGAAGACAAGCGCGAGCAAAAGCTGCTGGATGAACTCTCCCAGCGTCTCCCAAGGCCGTCGCAATACTGA
- the fliI gene encoding flagellar protein export ATPase FliI: protein MRLDRTSFAKRLSGYTEATELPGQPILEGRLLRMVGLTLEAEGLRAAMGSRCLVINDDSYHPVQVEAEVMGFSGSKIFLMPVGSLAGIAPGARVVPLADTGRLPMGISMLGRVLDGAGRALDGKGGMKAEDWVPMDGPTINPLKRNPISQPLDVGIRSINGLLTVGRGQRLGLFAGTGVGKSVLLGMMTRFTEADIIVVGLIGERGREVKEFIEHSLGEEGLKRSVVVASPADDAPLMRLRAAMYCTRIAEYFRDKGKNVLLLMDSLTRFAQAQREIALAIGEPPATKGYPPSVFAKLPKLVERAGNAEAGGGSITAFYTVLSEGDDQQDPIADSARGVLDGHIVLSRRLAEEGHYPAIDIEASISRVMPSVVTPQHMARAQQFKQLWSRYQQSRDLISVGAYVAGGDRDTDLAIALQPQLVTYLRQGLNDKISMGESEAHLGSIFAPAPGG from the coding sequence ATGCGCCTTGATCGCACCAGCTTCGCCAAGCGCCTGAGTGGTTACACCGAGGCCACCGAGTTGCCCGGCCAACCGATCCTCGAAGGGCGCCTGTTGCGCATGGTCGGCCTGACCCTCGAAGCCGAAGGCCTGCGTGCCGCCATGGGCAGTCGCTGCCTGGTGATCAACGACGACAGCTACCACCCGGTGCAGGTTGAAGCCGAGGTGATGGGCTTTTCCGGCAGTAAGATTTTCCTGATGCCCGTTGGCAGCCTGGCCGGTATTGCCCCCGGCGCCCGCGTGGTGCCCCTGGCCGACACCGGCCGCCTGCCGATGGGCATCAGCATGCTCGGCCGCGTACTCGACGGCGCCGGCCGTGCGCTGGATGGCAAGGGTGGCATGAAGGCCGAAGACTGGGTGCCGATGGACGGCCCGACGATCAACCCGCTCAAGCGCAACCCGATCAGCCAGCCGCTGGACGTGGGCATTCGCAGCATCAACGGATTATTGACGGTCGGGCGCGGCCAGCGTCTGGGCCTGTTTGCCGGTACGGGTGTGGGTAAATCGGTATTGCTGGGCATGATGACCCGGTTTACCGAGGCCGACATCATCGTGGTCGGGCTGATCGGCGAGCGGGGTCGCGAGGTGAAGGAGTTCATCGAGCACAGCCTTGGCGAAGAAGGCCTCAAGCGTTCGGTGGTGGTCGCCTCCCCGGCGGACGATGCGCCGTTGATGCGTTTGCGCGCCGCGATGTATTGCACGCGCATCGCCGAATATTTTCGCGACAAGGGCAAGAACGTCCTGTTGCTGATGGACTCGCTCACCCGTTTCGCCCAGGCCCAGCGGGAAATCGCCCTGGCCATCGGCGAGCCGCCAGCGACCAAGGGCTATCCGCCGTCGGTGTTCGCCAAGCTGCCGAAACTGGTGGAGCGTGCCGGTAATGCCGAGGCCGGTGGCGGCTCGATCACTGCGTTTTACACGGTGTTGTCCGAAGGCGATGACCAGCAGGACCCCATCGCCGACTCGGCGCGGGGCGTGCTTGACGGCCACATCGTGCTGTCGCGGCGCCTGGCGGAGGAGGGGCACTACCCGGCCATCGACATCGAAGCGTCCATCAGCCGGGTGATGCCATCGGTGGTCACGCCGCAGCATATGGCCCGCGCTCAACAGTTCAAGCAGTTGTGGTCGCGTTATCAGCAGAGCCGCGACTTGATCAGCGTCGGCGCCTATGTGGCCGGTGGCGACCGCGACACCGACCTGGCGATTGCCCTGCAACCGCAACTGGTGACCTACCTGCGCCAGGGCCTCAACGACAAGATCAGCATGGGTGAAAGCGAAGCGCACCTGGGCTCGATCTTCGCCCCGGCGCCAGGCGGCTAA
- the fliH gene encoding flagellar assembly protein FliH — MSNKDEAPSDLIRARDVGGFDIWSLPSFDPHVPQPEPEPEPEVPAEMEEVPLEEVQPLTLEELESIRQEAYNEGFAAGEKDGFRATTLKVRQEAEAALAVKLSSLERLMVGLFDPIAEQDSQIEKTMVGLVEHIARQVIQRELVLDSSQIESVMREALKLLPLGVGNVRLYINPQDFEQVKALRERHEETWRIVEDAALQPGGCRVETEHSRIDATVETRVSQIMAKLLDQAHEQVLNPAEPDLSVDLDAPDAP; from the coding sequence ATGTCGAACAAAGATGAGGCACCCAGCGATCTGATTCGCGCACGGGATGTCGGCGGGTTCGACATCTGGTCGCTGCCCAGCTTCGATCCGCATGTGCCGCAACCCGAGCCCGAGCCGGAACCCGAAGTGCCGGCGGAAATGGAAGAAGTGCCGCTGGAGGAAGTCCAGCCACTGACCCTCGAAGAGTTGGAAAGCATCCGCCAGGAAGCCTACAACGAAGGCTTTGCCGCCGGGGAAAAGGACGGCTTTCGCGCCACCACGCTCAAGGTGCGCCAGGAGGCCGAGGCTGCGCTGGCCGTCAAGCTTTCCAGCCTGGAGCGCTTGATGGTCGGGTTGTTCGACCCGATTGCCGAGCAGGATTCGCAGATCGAAAAAACCATGGTCGGCCTGGTGGAGCACATTGCGCGCCAGGTGATCCAGCGCGAACTGGTGCTCGACTCCAGCCAAATCGAAAGCGTCATGCGCGAAGCCCTCAAGCTGCTGCCTCTGGGCGTCGGCAATGTGCGGCTGTACATCAACCCGCAGGATTTCGAGCAGGTCAAAGCCCTGCGCGAGCGCCATGAGGAAACCTGGCGCATCGTTGAAGATGCGGCGTTGCAGCCCGGTGGCTGCCGGGTCGAGACCGAGCACAGCCGCATCGACGCCACCGTGGAGACGCGCGTCAGCCAGATCATGGCCAAGCTGCTCGACCAAGCCCACGAGCAGGTGCTCAACCCCGCCGAACCCGACCTGAGCGTTGACCTGGACGCCCCCGATGCGCCTTGA